One genomic region from Yarrowia lipolytica chromosome 1C, complete sequence encodes:
- a CDS encoding uncharacterized protein (Compare to YALI0C08349g, similar to uniprot|Q6C4Z0 Yarrowia lipolytica YALI0E22550g), with product MRFTTLTFLIALVAAKQVASPITSFAIGQADDVSNKEGVARSKWELDYTFALSPEQDHVDPGDFFTFDLDEKLNVADVDSYDFLVKDPQGVDIMRITNDGHHFTATYTDYVSDKNYQITGDFFLQASLNNEIVRETGPTTITTYTNKGDFSDEIIIKSVVQKDNVYKIAEREGNRIRWTIQVPASPYDRIKVVDKLDDDGTVYQSQEKLIAEMELKMFKGLTETFDYDTVDIVKDVSPYVKVTSFASDGFTLYLENVPQDDVTVQIVFWSDLQYRQDRYTNAMDWVLWEEGHGGPFPSDPSSAGSSASGEIGTHTGGAWSRSGTAKGGALWESPYSDNDLNAGGQGDGEGRKSSVILPPYREGEEPTSSAEPTIAPTPTPASTSTEATTTEVSSTESSMESSYEPTPVPTTSVEKSEAPKTEEPISEPFSTVESTMLEPNSELFSEPSSLVESTTELHSSTEASTTDEFTPAGSTTVMISSTEGPSSSTGEPSSSSLLETAEASSSILRTSSVPVYSSASETTIPATSKKLSSAVEISSSEVSSADLSSIVEPSSSIPESSSSAEISTESSVVLLSSVEYSSSVEYSSSVKPSSSFEPSSSAESSSSVKPSSSVVSSTPLTSTAPSAFSFVNSTTPVPESTSAPVTILFSSSEPVHITGSESTTVTETTESVSVESSSSVGSSSALESTTESSTSTSSSTPSSDFPTPSSKSSTTLSSTIKATTDSSIVPSSEPTTETVSLFTELLSSMEPTSGKHGDSAFDPTSSSNTAPTTPNPCNVVESATISGTPTIVTSDFLSGTPSVLTTDLSLTTVSNPCIETEVAAVSGVEFTVFKDNCFSAPVSLVPSSSTPAACVETITVSGKVSIVNKEECNVTSTVTVLAPITKTITHCDNESCTAIPVTLSAPPTHAMEIVTVIDDKTFTVTVCDDHIITTQTKPVTMTKTVCDKTKCVTLTQTEPTLTTVINRKTITLTVPTHETEVNTVTTVVDNKTLALTTVVYKTPTSLPSTPIKSVLTVSPENPKTETPGSVIGIPQSPIIPGTSEITSNSPVASSPAISGNTTIPRPFHTRKPSSKAGTLEFSRLALIPVIVFLM from the exons ATGCGTTTCACAACTCTCACGTTTTTGATTGCGCTTGTAGCGGCCAAACAGGTTGCGTCTCCAATCACGTCGTTTGCGATCGGACAAGCCGACGATGTTTCCAACAAGGAAGGCGTTGCCCGAAGCAAATGGGAGCTGGACTACACCTTTGCCCTGTCTCCCGAGCAGGATCACGTCGATCCCGGCGACTTTTTCACCTTTGATTTGGACGAAAAACTGAATGTTGCAGATGTTGATTCCTACGACTTCCTGGTGAAGGATCCCCAAGGAGTTGACATAATGAGAATCACCAACGACGGCCACCATTTCACCGCAACTTACACCGACTATGTTTCAGACAAGAACTACCAGATAACCGGCGACTTCTTTTTGCAGGCTTCTCTCAACAACGAAATTGTGCGAGAAACCGGACCCACCACGATAACCACATACACCAACAAGGGCGACTTTTCGGACGAAATCATCATCAAGTCTGTGGTTCAAAAAGACAATGTTTACAAGATTGCCGAGAGAGAAGGAAACCGAATCAGATGGACCATTCAAGTTCCTGCGTCGCCTTATGATCGCATCAAGGTGGTTGACAAGCTGGATGACGATGGAACTGTGTACCAGAGCCAAGAGAAACTTATTGCCGAGATGGAGCTCAAGATGTTCAAGGGTCTGACGGAGACTTTTGATTACGACACGGttgacattgtcaaggaTGTCTCTCCTTACGTCAAGGTGACTTCCTTTGCTTCTGATGGGTTCACTCTGTACCTCGAGAACGTGCCCCAGGACGATGTGACTGTCCAGATTGTTTTCTGGTCGGATCTACAGTACCGACAAGACAGATACACCAATGCCATGGACTGGGTGCTGTGGGAGGAAGGACATGGAGGTCCATTTCCTTCTgatccttcttctgcgGGCTCTTCTGCTAGTGGAGAGATTGGGACGCACACTGGAGGAGCCTGGTCCCGGTCTGGAACAGCTAAGGGTGGTGCACTTTGGGAATCGCCCTATTCCGATAATGATCTTAATGCTGGAGGTCAGGGTGATGGAGAGGGAAGAAAGTCTTCAGTTATTCTGCCTCCCTACAGAGAAGGCGAGGAGCCAACTTCCAGTGCTGAACCTACTATTGCCCCTACTCCTACTCCAGCGTCGACTTCTACGGAGGCAACCACCACAGAGGTGTCTTCCACTGAGTCGTCTATGGAGTCTTCCTACGAGCCCACTCCTGTCCCTACTACCTCAGTAGAAAAATCTGAAGCTCCCAAGACTGAGGAGCCCATATCGGAGCCTTTTTCCACTGTTGAGTCCACTATGTTGGAACCTAACTCTGAGCTCTTTTCTGAACCCTCTTCCTTAGTGGAATCCACCACTGAGTTGCACTCGTCCACTGAGGCTAGTACCACTGATGAGTTTACTCCCGCTGGGTCAACTACTGTAATGATCTCATCTACAGAGGGACCCTCATCAAGTACTGGTGagccctcttcttcttctctcctgGAGACTGCTGAGGCTTCATCTAGCATTCTCAGGACCTCCAGCGTCCCTGTGTATTCCAGTGCTTCCGAGACTACAATCCCCGCGACTTCCAAAAAGCTCTCTAGTGCTGTTGAGATCTCGTCTAGCGAAGTTTCCAGCGCTGACCTGTCTTCCATTGTCGAGCCTAGCTCTTCGATTCCGGAATCATCCAGTTCTGCTGAGATTTCCACTGAATCATCTGTTGTTCTTTTGTCTTCGGTTGAGTATTCGTCTTCTGTCGAGTATTCGTCTTCTGTCAAGCCCAGCTCTTCTTTTGAGCCCAGCTCTTCTGCCGAGTCTTCGTCTTCTGTCAAGCCCAGCTCTTCTGTTGTGTCTAGCACTCCCCTGACCTCAACCGCCCCCTCTGCATTCTCATTTGTGAACTCCACGACCCCAGTCCCCGAATCTACCAGTGCTCCGGTGACTATACTGTTTTCTAGTTCTGAACCTGTTCACATTACTGGATCTGAATCTACTACTGTCACGGAGACCACTGAGTCAGTCTCGGTTGAATCTAGCTCCTCAGTTGGGTCTAGTTCTGCTCTTGAGTCGACAACAGAgtcttccacctccactTCCTCTTCGACCCCCTCTTCCGATTTCCCGACCCCGTCTTCCAAGTCCTCTACTA CTCTGTCTTCAACAATCAAGGCTACCACTGACTCCTCAATTGTCCCCTCTTCCGAGCCAACCACAGAGACAGTTTCTCTTTTCACAGAGCTGTTATCTTCTATGGAACCCACATCTGGTAAGCACGGCGACTCAGCCTTTGATCCCACTTCCTCTTCTAACACAGCTCCCACTACTCCAAATCCCTGCAATGTTGTTGAGTCAGCCACCATCTCTGGAACCCCTACAATCGTCACTTCTGACTTTT TGTCTGGAACTCCTTCTGTTCTCACTACCGACTTGAGCCTGACTACAGTTTCCAATCCCTGCATCGAAACCGAAGTTGCCGCTGTCTCTGGAGTTGAATTCACCGTATTCAAAGACAACTGTTTTTCTGCTCCAGTCTCTCTGGTTcccagcagctccaccCCCGCCGCCTGTGTCGAAACCATCACCGTGTCTGGCAAGGTCTCCAttgtcaacaaggaggaatGCAACGTCACATCCACCGTCACTGTCCTTGCCCCTATCACCAAGACCATTACTCATTGCGACAACGAGTCCTGCACAGCCATTCCCGTCACTCTCTCCGCGCCTCCTACTCACGCCATGGAGATCGTCACTGTTATTGATGATAAGACTTTCACCGTGACAGTGTGCGACGACCACATTATCACCACCCAGACCAAACCCGTCACTATGACCAAGACTGTATGTGACAAGACCAAATGTGTGACCCTTACCCAAACCGAGCCTACTCTTACCACCGTCATCAATCGCAAGACCATCACCTTGACTGTGCCTACTCACGAGACTGAGGTCAACACAGTCACTACTGTCGTCGACAACAAGACACTGGCACTCACTACTGTCGTTTACAAGACTCCCACCAGCCTCCCAAGCACTCCTATCAAGTCTGTCTTGACTGTGTCTCCAGAGAATCCTAAGACCGAGACCCCGGGAAGCGTCATAGGCATTCCCCAGTCTCCCATCATTCCTGGTACCTCTGAAATCACATCCAACTCTCCTGTTGCATCTTCTCCTGCCATTTCTGGCAACACGACAATCCCCAGACCCTTCCACACCCGAAAGCCGAGTTCCAAAGCTGGAACTTTGGAATTCTCTCGTCTTGCCCTGATCCCTGTGATTGTTTTCCTCATGTAA
- a CDS encoding uncharacterized protein (Compare to YALI0C08415g, similar to uniprot|Q6CCH8 Yarrowia lipolytica YALI0C09240g): MDKVIEAVQKLCVTETVEKPESTDCESTTKTELTRATLDSSLSHTTCDSITPPQAVVPDLLVCGTKSGSSAETKDTEAISHNLTEPIATVAISTPSHSDNDSDSSFSTPSPSQLCHTELLEINFNVLPENDSDDNDEMSPYIELGGSFQRTHDMCMDKEEIVLTNEEIIMDESEQNKPKYVTLILDYPLDDDYEFKIYPDDKRGFTRGHLIREIKRHYDRVYAEEEETSTVPVGNIPGMMNRVTTDGNYGVWGHDLSDLALHTVSYNSQKNLFWLGVDS, from the coding sequence ATGGATAAAGTGATTGAAGCTGTTCAGAAGCTTTGTGTCACGGAGACGGTAGAAAAACCAGAGTCCACAGATTGTGAGTCTACCACCAAGACTGAATTAACCAGGGCTACACTGGACTCATCACTTTCCCACACTACATGCGACTCAATCACACCTCCACAAGCGGTAGTTCCTGATCTTCTTGTCTGTGGCACAAAATCTGGCTCTTCAGCGGAAACCAAGGACACAGAAGCCATCTCTCACAATCTTACAGAACCTATTGCTACCGTGGCTATCTCTACACCCTCGCACTCCGACAATGACTCTGATTCATCGTTCTCAACACCCTCTCCCTCCCAGCTCTGTCATACTGAGCTTCTTGAAATTAATTTCAATGTACTTCCTGAGAACGACAGTGATGATAACGATGAAATGAGCCCCTACATTGAACTCGGAGGCTCGTTCCAAAGAACCCACGATATGTGCATGGACAAAGAGGAGATTGTGCTAACTAATGAGGAGATTATCATGGACGAATCCGAACAGAACAAGCCTAAATACGTCACTCTTATTTTGGATTATCctctggacgacgactATGAGTTCAAAATCTATCCTGACGATAAACGGGGGTTTACACGAGGCCACCTGATTCGAGAAATCAAGCGTCACTACGACAGAGTCTAtgctgaagaggaggagaccagCACGGTTCCGGTCGGAAATATTCCCGGTATGATGAACCGGGTCACTACTGACGGAAACTATGGTGTTTGGGGCCACGATCTGAGTGATCTGGCTTTGCATACGGTCAGTTACAACTCTCAGAAGAATTTGTTTTGGTTAGGCGTCGATAGTTAA
- a CDS encoding uncharacterized protein (Compare to YALI0C08371g, weakly similar to uniprot|P16151 Saccharomyces cerevisiae YDR414c ERD1 required for retention of luminal ER proteins, similar to Saccharomyces cerevisiae ERD1 (YDR414C); ancestral locus Anc_5.515): MHCSITHLIRITPTIETTRYLSLNMVDFSTAPENNTDSFDVHINVILRILVALTLGIWGWALNLQIMGMYGIDVETILGLKYARPAFRPVYRLALFVSIMLVFWILLFWVSVAIAPFDVSKATSLTVLDVFPWVGLFVFMTIIGVGWRTHDSGRFFFLKSLFRVSLGGLSQQHRVTDIILSDALTSYSRVVADLAVCVLGLWYGITSIKRPDRGIGGSWFVPCVTAVPYLIRLRQCLIDYSRDGRHFHLVNALKYCSTLPVLVLGTLMKTHPVHNVWLVAALINSSFSFIWDIKCDWNLSILQDLWDGELNNGGLRKTLVYPKWWYYTAMVVDLVLRFTWTLKFTSSWSHVHDYEAGIFVFQLLEISRRWMWIFFRVENEWVKAVDSGDVRVLEGGIQMRGEHED, from the coding sequence ATGCATTGCTCGATAACACACCTTATCCGAATCACCCCTACAATTGAAACCACTCGTTATCTGTCACTCAACATGGTGGACTTTTCGACGGCGCCAGAAAATAACACAGACTCATTTGACGTGCACATCAACGTGATTCTGCGTATTCTCGTGGCCCTGACCCTCGGCATCTGGGGCTGGGCCCTCAACCTGCAGATCATGGGCATGTATGGCATTGATGTGGAGACGATCCTGGGTCTCAAATACGCCCGCCCGGCTTTCAGACCCGTCTATCGACTtgctctgtttgtgtcgatCATGCTGGTGTTTTGGATTCTGCTCTTTTGGGTGTCAGTGGCTATCGCACCGTTTGACGTTTCCAAGGCCACTAGTCTGACGGTTCTAGATGTGTTCCCGTGGgtgggtctgtttgtgtttaTGACGATCATTGGTGTCGGATGGCGAACGCACGACTCGGGgcgcttcttcttcctcaagTCGCTCTTCCGAGTGTCGCTTGGAGGTCTCAGCCAGCAACACAGAGTCACGGATATCATTCTGTCGGACGCTCTAACGAGTTATTCGCGTGTAGTTGCTGATCTGGCTGTCTGTGTTTTGGGCCTGTGGTACGGTATTACGTCTATCAAGCGACCTGATCGAGGAATTGGAGGCAGCTGGTTTGTGCCTTGTGTCACTGCTGTTCCCTATCTGATTCGATTGAGACAGTGTCTGATTGACTACTCGCGTGACGGACGTCACTTCCATCTTGTCAACGCTCTCAAGTACTGCTCTACACTCCCTGTGTTGGTTCTCGGTACTCTGATGAAGACTCATCCCGTGCATAACGTTTGGCTCGTGGCAGCACTGATCaactcgtccttctccttcatctgGGACATTAAGTGCGATTGGAACCTTTCAATTCTACAGGACCTCTGGGACGGTGAGCTCAACAATGGGGGGCTACGAAAGACGCTTGTGTACCCCAAGTGGTGGTACTATACAGCCATGGTCGTGGATCTCGTGCTGCGATTCACATGGACACTCAAATTCACATCGTCctggagtcacgtgcatGACTACGAGGCCGGAATTTTTGTATTCCAGCTTCTAGAAATTTCGCGTCGGTGGATGtggattttttttcggGTTGAGAATGAGTGGGTTAAGGCCGTGGATAGTGGAGATGTGAGGGTCCTCGAGGGAGGTATCCAGATGCGGGGAGAGCACGAGGATTAG
- a CDS encoding uncharacterized protein (Truncated form of YALI0C08437g, no similarity) codes for MTRFTARQGIKAPRKLGNAQSGAVLAARKRQRQEMDFLKEMRQVMGRDHQGPSAADCVRVREGKKQREADRFKADNQTVRYRLPTKSCDYQRSIDEVVSGLAARVDFSREGRRLSFLRRPAAPEVGSSDYEAFEATRNNFYAQMLATPPRKGVLGDILLPRGMLDQFASIKSDSGVDRDGEPTVAHVVPIIEGKPVIPKEMEGVSDLAISSKWYQRACLLRFQAAFGTDDRRLHGTSVRVMQQQGRNRIFELETLLEIALAERQRLVEKVDEVLKAGYKDLDSKSVAEKGAIVFDFDSNSFEPFQYENGAVRRIYFSVCGMGASEFGLAGNVSVPMSESINKLMWELFRHSLRVRGVGEMSSDALQRIQARKQAIIDYNNGKSKRNVINERMFDAGEKRSLEEELIRDIALLDPQPKGKVKKDAVKVVNGGAKRDTPSRAPKETEKGDTRGSRDGSASNGKGSNTREMKASNDSNTRGSRGVQEIKTQTSDTKREVDEFLTIEDLVEPSGKKSNKKSNKTASKTASKTAKKTVSKTVSKQSANSQQRQTSLLASLSNKSTSPLWKTLLDMDFFLERETQEAKGVKVHEKEAAQG; via the coding sequence ATGACTCGATTTACTGCCAGGCAGGGCATCAAGGCGCCGCGGAAGCTGGGAAACGCTCAGAGCGGCGCCGTATTGGCCGCGCggaaacggcaacggcaaGAAATGGACTTTCTGAAGGAGATGCGGCAGGTTATGGGCCGAGATCATCAGGGTCCCTCGGCGGCGGACTGCGTTCGAGTTAGAGAAGGAAAGAAGCAGCGGGAGGCAGATCGGTTCAAAGCGGACAATCAGACGGTGCGGTACCGTCTGCCTACCAAGTCTTGTGACTACCAGCGCAGTATCGATGAGGTTGTGAGCGGGTTGGCTGCTCGAGTCGATTTTTCGCGGGAGGGACGACGTTTGTCCTTTCTGCGTCGACCCGCGGCCCCAGAGGTTGGAAGTTCAGATTACGAGGCGTTTGAAGCGACACGAAACAACTTTTATGCTCAGATGCTTGCGACTCCCCCCAGAAAGGGCGTTTTGGGTGACATTCTACTTCCTCGAGGGATGCTGGATCAGTTTGCCTCCATTAAGAGTGATTCTGGGGTGGACAGAGACGGCGAACCGACTGTGGCACACGTGGTTCCGATCATTGAAGGCAAGCCTGTGATCcccaaggagatggagggcgTTTCAGACCTAGCAATTTCTTCCAAATGGTACCAGAGAGCATGTCTTCTTCGATTCCAGGCTGCTTTTGGCACAGATGATCGTCGCTTGCATGGAACATCTGTGCGTGTGATGCAGCAACAGGGCCGAAACCGGATCTTCGAACTAGAGACTTTGTTGGAGATAGCTCTAGCTGAAAGACAAAGACTAGTCGAGAAGGTGGATGAGGTTTTGAAAGCTGGGTATAAGGATCTGGACAGCAAGAGTGTGGCAGAGAAAGGCGCTATTGTCTTCGACTTTGACTCCAACTCGTTCGAACCATTCCAGTATGAAAATGGAGCTGTGAGAAGGATCTActtctctgtctgtggcaTGGGTGCTTCTGAATTTGGACTGGCAGGAAACGTGTCGGTTCCTATGAGTGAGTCTATCAACAAGCTCATGTGGGAACTGTTCCGACACTCTCTTCGAGTTAgaggggttggagagatgAGTTCTGATGCTCTGCAGCGGATCCAGGCTCGAAAACAGGCCATTATCGACTACAACAACGGCAAATCCAAGAGAAACGTCATCAATGAGCGCATGTTTGACGcaggagagaagaggtcaCTTGAGGAGGAACTCATCAGGGATATTGCTCTGCTTGATCCTCAACCCAAGGGCAAGGTCAAGAAAGACGCTGTGAAGGTTGTCAATGGAGGTGCCAAGAGGGATACCCCTAGTAGGGCGCCTaaagagacagaaaaaGGTGATACCAGGGGTTCTAGAGATGGAAGTGCGTCGAATGGAAAGGGTTCCAACACTAGGGAAATGAAGGCTTCCAACGACTCGAACACTAGAGGTTCTAGAGGTGTCCAGGAGATCAAGACTCAGACTAGCGACACCAAGAGAGAGGTTGATGAGTTTCTTACCATTGAAGACCTCGTCGAACCTTCCGGCAAGAAATCCAACAAGAAATCCAACAAGACAGCCAGCAAGACAGCCAGCAAGACAGCGAAAAAGACAGTCAGCAAGACAGTCAGCAAACAGTCAGCAAACAGTCAGCAAAGACAGACAAGCCTCTTAGCAAGCCTTTCTAATAAGTCTACATCGCCGCTGTGGAAGACACTCCTTGACATGGACTTTTTCCTAGAAAGAGAAAcccaagaagcgaaaggagTCAAAGTCCACGAAAAAGAGGCCGCGCAAGGGTAA
- a CDS encoding uncharacterized protein (Compare to YALI0C08393g, weakly similar to uniprot|Q871S2 Neurospora crassa NCU06697.1 hypothetical protein), producing the protein MKLSLILAALATSASSLKTVTFKDATGNNVSYVEKPTFDQKKVDAYVLQTEQIVNSTHMDKCGKCLTAIALGKQAALNGDVQLIPAVLTKLCKMYKFSKTCDTDYGAETTGYDTDGTHAAQTLTLIDDPYGTDGQYLCYYKVNQACPLPELPKFDLKALGWWGDKPDNVTVPKSENKTFNVAHLSDLHIDLRYEMGAEANCTEGGKMCCTPDQFNKGARAAGLQEVVVPAQKYGMYTCDVPPPMIDLTLQTVGQFAKEKEFEFAIFTGDMVSHDVASQTNLANTALSEEAIYHAFKKYMGDVPVFMTYGNHDTFPYGQLAQHKSGYGGYFVWNDQLSAQLWKDYGWIDAEAEQQAIHTYGSFATTTKRGLRVISLDSNLWYKKNFYNFWNTSTDPDPSGLFRFLSDELLECEKTGQRAWLMAHIPPGGNMDNSLAHSTEIIRQIVSRFSNTIAGLFFGHVHEDQFNVWYAGNGSTNTVDNALQIAFLGPSVTPLTYYNPAWRYYEVDTKTFEVMNSHTYYAKLNESFAFDFEHPVEKTIGNFSYLGYPQITNISSEDVNGTAPVYHYEYNAREAYDPDHEWPANAPLNATFWHKAVDYIVNRNETRDLFLKYEYRQSPYVPKCADDNCLANVYCFLSSGTVPQVVECQKNHKGFKKQIYIKRDGTYGDEPEHHHH; encoded by the coding sequence ATGAAGCTCTCACTCATTCTTGCGGCTCTTGCCACGTCCGCTTCGTCCTTGAAGACGGTCACTTTCAAGGATGCGACTGGCAACAATGTCTCGTATGTTGAGAAGCCGACTTTTGACCAAAAGAAGGTCGATGCCTACGTTCTTCAGACCGAACAGATTGTCAATTCCACCCACATGGACAAGTGTGGCAAGTGCCTGACCGCCATTGCTCTCGGCAAGCAGGCTGCGTTGAACGGAGATGTGCAGCTCATTCCTGCAGTGCTTACCAAGCTGTGCAAAATGTACAAGTTCTCCAAGACATGTGACACCGACTATGGAGCCGAAACTACTGGCTACGACACCGATGGAACCCATGCAGCCCAGACTCTCACTCTCATTGACGACCCTTACGGCACTGACGGCCAGTATCTCTGCTACTACAAGGTGAACCAGGCGTGTCCTCTTCCTGAGTTGCCCAAGTTTGATCTCAAGGCCCTGGGGTGGTGGGGCGACAAGCCTGACAATGTTACTGTTCCCAAATCCGAAAACAAGACCTTCAACGTGGCGCATCTTAGTGACCTTCATATTGATCTGCGGTACGAGATGGGTGCCGAGGCCAACTGcacagaaggaggaaaGATGTGTTGTACCCCGGATCAGTTCAACAAGGGCGCTCGAGCTGCGGGTCTACAAGAGGTCGTTGTTCCCGCTCAGAAATACGGCATGTACACTTGTGACGTGCCTCCTCCTATGATTGACTTGACTCTTCAGACAGTCGGACAGtttgccaaggagaaggagttcGAGTTTGCCATTTTCACGGGCGACATGGTTTCCCACGATGTGGCGTCACAAACCAACCTGGCCAATACAGCTCTGTCTGAAGAAGCCATTTACCACGCCTTCAAAAAGTACATGGGGGATGTGCCTGTCTTTATGACCTATGGTAACCACGATACTTTCCCCTACGGCCAACTGGCTCAGCACAAGAGTGGCTACGGAGGCTACTTTGTGTGGAATGACCAGCTGTCTGCTCAGCTATGGAAAGACTATGGCTGGATTGATGCCGAAGCCGAGCAGCAGGCTATTCATACCTATGGATCTTTTGCCACCACTACCAAGAGAGGTCTCCGGGTCATTTCTCTGGACTCCAACCTCTGgtacaagaagaacttTTACAACTTCTGGAACACCTCCACCGACCCTGACCCCTCTGGACTGTTCCGATTCCTGTCAgatgagctgctggagtgCGAGAAGACCGGTCAGCGAGCTTGGCTCATGGCACATATTCCTCCTGGCGGAAACATGGACAACTCTTTGGCTCACTCTACTGAAATCATCCGCCAGATCGTCAGCCGATTCTCCAACACCATTGCCGGCCTCTTCttcggtcacgtgcacGAGGATCAGTTCAACGTCTGGTACGCAGGAAACGGATCCACCAACACTGTTGACAACGCTCTTCAAATTGCCTTCCTTGGGCCCTCCGTCACTCCTCTCACTTACTACAACCCTGCCTGGAGATACTACGAGGTGGACACCAAGACTTTTGAAGTCATGAACAGTCACACCTACTACGCCAAGCTCAACGAAAGCTTTGCTTTCGACTTTGAGCACCCTGTTGAGAAGACTATCGGCAACTTCTCGTACCTCGGCTATCCTCAGATTACCAACATCTCTTCTGAGGACGTTAACGGAACCGCTCCTGTATATCATTACGAGTACAATGCTCGAGAAGCCTATGATCCCGATCACGAGTGGCCTGCTAATGCTCCCCTTAATGCCACCTTCTGGCATAAGGCTGTCGATTATATCGTCAACCGAAACGAAACTCGAGACTTGTTCCTCAAGTATGAGTACCGACAATCGCCGTACGTCCCCAAGTGTGCCGACGATAACTGTCTCGCAAACGTCTATTGCTTCCTGTCTTCAGGAACCGTCCCccaggtggtggagtgccagaagaaccacaagggCTTTAAGAAACAGATCTACATCAAGAGAGATGGTACCTATGGAGATGAGCCGGAGCATCATCATCACTAA
- a CDS encoding uncharacterized protein (Compare to YALI0C08459g, weakly similar to uniprot|Q9UTQ4 Schizosaccharomyces pombe Putative oxidoreductase,ancestral locus Anc_3.439), which yields MISRALRAQLALGAMSTRLAGVRFNSSAGPSTLSKDTKDVTATYRDVMGLHSQPVMILTTNCNSEGHEPRGLTLSSVTSLSLKPEPLLCFNLQVPSRTSQVLHDREVFALNMLPGTKDSVRACRFFSGAYGNNVNPFAAELDIFTKSEDFHNLPVILDSMAILYCQKHQVMRVHDHEIWVAKVVGVDNRSLVHGADEAMLYQKRHFKQVGKEINEPTKEEVADDVRRGTCT from the coding sequence ATGATTTCCCGGGCATTGAGAGCGCAATTAGCCCTCGGGGCTATGTCGACACGGCTCGCCGGCGTGCGATTCAACAGCAGTGCGGGCCCATCGACACTCTCAAAAGACACAAAAGACGTGACAGCAACCTACAGAGACGTGATGGGTCTGCACTCGCAGCCGGTGATGATTCTGACGACTAACTGCAACTCCGAGGGCCACGAGCCCCGTGGTCTTACACTTTCATCTGTCACTTCGCTCTCACTCAAACCCGAGCCGCTACTGTGCTTCAATCTGCAGGTGCCTTCACGAACTTCACAGGTGCTCCATGACCGAGAGGTGTTTGCTTTGAACATGTTGCCTGGTACCAAGGACTCTGTGCGTGCGTGTCGGTTTTTCTCGGGCGCCTACGGCAACAACGTGAACCCGTTTGCGGCCGAGCTTGACATTTTCACCAAGTCTGAGGACTTCCACAACTTGCCCGTCATTCTCGACTCCATGGCGATCCTCTACTGCCAAAAGCACCAGGTGATGCGTGTACACGACCACGAGATATGGGTGGCCAAGGTGGTGGGTGTGGACAACAGATCGCTTGTGCATGGGGCTGATGAGGCCATGTTGTACCAGAAGAGGCATTTCAAGCAAGTTGGAAAGGAGATCAACGAGCCGACTAAAGAGGAGGTCGCAGATGATGTCAGAAGAGGCACTTGTACATAG